From Drosophila santomea strain STO CAGO 1482 chromosome 2R, Prin_Dsan_1.1, whole genome shotgun sequence:
GATCTTGGTGTAGAAGTCCTCTGCCTCCTGGATGTTTAGCTTCAGGCGTAAGCGGCGCGATAGCTTGGGAAATCCAAAAAGGAATATATCCAGCATATTCCCGTAGCGATGCTCGGTGATCGCCCGCTTGCCAATTGCCACAAATTCAGCCTTTGGATCGTACAAGCTGTTGCAATTGAGTCCGAATGCGCAGTTGCCGATCACATCGGCGGTGTACCGTGCCACCAGATCCACAACCTCCAAAACTTGACTTTGTCCTTCAGCGGTTTTAATGCTGAACACCTTGTCCATTTCTTCTCCAACTTTCACAACGATCGGAAACATGTTCTTCATTTTGCCGGACGTAAAAGTGGGTGTCAGCTTGTGCCTCAGATGACGCCACTTCTGACCCTCGATGCTGAACAAAGTGGCCGAAAGTGGATCGTCGATCTCATTGTAGAAGACTCCACGATTCTCAAAGTGATTGAAGTCCTTGATCATCACCCTCTTGACCAACTCCAAGTTGGTGACCACAGCAGTGCGggtgaaaaagaagaaaaatccAGCGAATGGGTAATCGGAGTTCTTGTATTTGAAGTAATAGTCCCGAAAGATCTCGGCGATGTGGCGCCTATTGGGCCAGTCCTTGATGTTTCCGAAAAGTGGGTGAGCCTCGTCGTGCGGAATGCCCCTTCTTTGCCAGTATCCATGACGTCGACGGGCCGCGAAGATGAGCAGAGATAGTAAAACAACAATCAGCGCCAGTAACAACATTTCACATGCAGTGTCCAATGAAAACtgagtttaaatttaaagtggTTTAAAGGTCTCTCATCCGCTCCGTTCGCCGGTCTCTCATGTGTGTGTTGCTTTCACAAAATACTCGTCGTCCACGTTCTCTTACGGTTAGTTCTCTTTCTCAATGTGATAAATAATGATTGGGGATACATACTGTAGTATATACAATCTCTCCATATAAACAATCTGGTGCTTACGTAATCGATAAGATATAAACAAAGCGATTTCCAACAAttgttattgcatttttcGCATATTCGATGAAATCTAGCTGTACAAAGCAAAATTACAAACTAATCATGAATTTCAAAAAAgacgttttattatttaaagtcCCTGGTACTGGTGAAATGCCCAGCTTATGAGACGACTCAAATGTTTAATCAAACAAATTAAGCTCAAGAAGCCTGATTAGATATACAGCAGTTTTCCTGTACTACTACGTTGATTGATAAAAACATATGATTGTGCATTTGTATAACAGCAATATAAAATGTAGATTATAATACAATCCAGGCAGCGCTATGATAAGCAGCACTATCTGCTCAGTTGGCTGAGCTGTTGGACTTTTAAGTAAATTCCGTTGGCTGGGCACAGCAGAATGTTGGACTTGAGAAACTCAATTTTAGGGTCAGTTCGCGGACAGACGGTGAAGTGAAAGTTTCTGAGCAAACTGACCAGGCCAATGGTCGTCTGCATTTTGCCAAATCTCATGCCAATGCAGTTTCGCGGTCCATCGCCGAAGGGCAGCCAAGCGGCGGTGGGTCGCTGGGACAGCTGGTCGGCCAGAAAGCGCTCCGGGATGAACTTGTGGGGCTCCGGGTACAGGGCGGGATCATGATGGATGCCATAGACCGGAATCAGTAGCATCTGACCGGGCTCGATGTAGAAATGCCGATCGCCCTTGGCTGCATACAGATGCCTGGAGATCCGAGTGAGCTGCGGTAGTATGGGATATTTCCGCAGGGTTTCTGGAGGATTAGGTGCCAATTTTATCTTCCttacaatattatttaaattcatttcaagTCAGGCTCACCTGCTATGACCAGTTCCATGTACCGCAGCTCCTGCATGGAATCATATGTGAATTCGCCCTGATGCAGTTTCAGAGCCTGGTCGATTTCCTCGCGTAGCTTTTCCTGCAGTGCCGGCTGCTTGGCCAACTCATACAGGGCGAATCCTAAAGTCGATGCGGAGGTGTCGAAACCAGCCACAAAGAATATGAAAGCCTGGGCGGCCATTTCCTCGATGGTGAGCTCACCGCGTTGCTTCATTTCGATCAGCAGGTTCATAAAGTCGCCCCTCACAATGCCCTGCTCCTCGCGCTGCTTCACAGTTTCCCGGACGATGCCCACATAGAAATCCGTAATGTCCTGATGGATTTGCCGCATGCGCAGAAACCTGGCCAAGTCGGGAAAACTCTCTATTAATCCATCGATCAGCTTGCAGTGGCGACGCTCTGCGAAGGCTCTCCTGCCCATTATGGCGAACTCCGCCTCGGGATTTCGTAGACCATTGCACTCCACGCCAAAGGCACAACGTCCAATGACATCAGAAGTGTATCGAGCCATCAGATCACCGATCTCGAGGATTCCGCACATGGCATTATCCGCCAACTCGCCACAGACTTGAGTAAGTTCCATGCCCACCTCGCAGACCGTCGGAAACATGTACTTCATCTTGGCTGAGGTGAAGGTGGGCGACATTTTCTGGCGCAAGGGTCGCCACTTGGGCCCATCGATGCGGAATAGATGGCCAGTCAGAGGATCATCCCGCGCATTGTGATACATTCCGCGATCCTCAAAGTTGGCGAAGTCCTGTATGAGAATCTGCTTGGCCAGGTCCAGATCCGTGACTAAGACCACAGGCCTCAGCATCATATAGAAACCCGCAAAGGGTGCTCCATTCCCCTTGAACTTCTCATAGATTGGGGTTACTATGTCGATGAAATGTTTTGTTGTCCGGAACCCCTCCATATTGCCCACGGGAAACCGGGCCGGAACATTGCCAATGCCCCGCCGGCTCCAGTAGCTATATCGCGTCCGCACGAACCAGAAGCCCACTGCTAGGGCAATCAGCAGCAGAGCCACTACATCCAGCATCCTCTCCCCAATTGGATTCACTTTCAACTGAACTCCAGAACCAACGCCTCTATACGCTCCGCTTCCAATCAATCAGCTGCAGTAGTGTAAACAGACCCAGGCAGATAACCTCGTCTCACAAAACCTCGGCTCACTGAAAAACAAGTCGAATGGAAGCTTAGTCTTGGGAGCTTTTAACTGTAAATCAAGTTAGTGCAATTGATATAGTGAGAGATAACTGTAGAACAACCGCCCTGGTGATTAAAtctatataataaatttattatctGCCTAATTTCCTAACATGTgctcattattattattattattttatatgctATTTCCTATAGCGGCTTTATTATAAACTCTTTTAAGAACGCTACtgtcgagttcctcgactatcagatacctgttactcagctattaGGAATGCGATGGagatatacaaaaacaaaacgtaAAAAGACTTTTTTAAGATCGCTTATATACGGTTATGCCGATGGCATAATAAAATTTAGGAGAAAATATAGAAgaagtatatttatttatattattctTTAGAAATTACTTATCAAGCAGTACTAACGGCACTTTCAAAATTCAAGTAGTTGGCAACGCGGTGCAATACtgaataaaatactttttcggtATATTCTTGGTATTTTTggagaaataaaaat
This genomic window contains:
- the LOC120446977 gene encoding cytochrome P450 6a22; this encodes MLDVVALLLIALAVGFWFVRTRYSYWSRRGIGNVPARFPVGNMEGFRTTKHFIDIVTPIYEKFKGNGAPFAGFYMMLRPVVLVTDLDLAKQILIQDFANFEDRGMYHNARDDPLTGHLFRIDGPKWRPLRQKMSPTFTSAKMKYMFPTVCEVGMELTQVCGELADNAMCGILEIGDLMARYTSDVIGRCAFGVECNGLRNPEAEFAIMGRRAFAERRHCKLIDGLIESFPDLARFLRMRQIHQDITDFYVGIVRETVKQREEQGIVRGDFMNLLIEMKQRGELTIEEMAAQAFIFFVAGFDTSASTLGFALYELAKQPALQEKLREEIDQALKLHQGEFTYDSMQELRYMELVIAETLRKYPILPQLTRISRHLYAAKGDRHFYIEPGQMLLIPVYGIHHDPALYPEPHKFIPERFLADQLSQRPTAAWLPFGDGPRNCIGMRFGKMQTTIGLVSLLRNFHFTVCPRTDPKIEFLKSNILLCPANGIYLKVQQLSQLSR
- the LOC120446976 gene encoding probable cytochrome P450 6a17, with protein sequence MLLLALIVVLLSLLIFAARRRHGYWQRRGIPHDEAHPLFGNIKDWPNRRHIAEIFRDYYFKYKNSDYPFAGFFFFFTRTAVVTNLELVKRVMIKDFNHFENRGVFYNEIDDPLSATLFSIEGQKWRHLRHKLTPTFTSGKMKNMFPIVVKVGEEMDKVFSIKTAEGQSQVLEVVDLVARYTADVIGNCAFGLNCNSLYDPKAEFVAIGKRAITEHRYGNMLDIFLFGFPKLSRRLRLKLNIQEAEDFYTKIVRETIDYRLRSKEKRNDFMDSLIEMYKNEQSGNSEDGLTFNELLAQAFIFFVAGFETSSTTMGFALYELARNQDVQDKLREEINTVLGKQQNEFTYEGIKEMKYLEQVVMETLRKYPVLAHLTRMTETDFSTEDPKYFIAKGTIVVIPALGIHYDPEIYPEPEMFKPERFTDEEIAARPSCTWLPFGEGPRNCIGLRFGMMQTCVGLAYLIRSYKFSVSPETQIPMKIVVKNILISAENGIHLKVEKLTK